A stretch of the Comamonas testosteroni TK102 genome encodes the following:
- a CDS encoding DUF1328 domain-containing protein, with translation MLKWAIIFAIVSLVAGVFGFTGVAAGAAGIAKILFFIFIAVAVIFVILALLGIGAVS, from the coding sequence ATGCTCAAGTGGGCCATTATTTTTGCCATCGTTTCCCTGGTGGCCGGTGTTTTCGGCTTCACCGGCGTAGCCGCAGGCGCAGCCGGCATAGCCAAGATCCTGTTCTTCATTTTCATTGCCGTTGCCGTGATCTTCGTGATTCTGGCCCTGCTGGGCATTGGCGCAGTCAGCTAG
- a CDS encoding NAD+ synthase — translation MLKVTLAQLNYMVGDISGNIRRMREAAARAAAEQADLVVFSELSLCGYYPGDLLDEPSFLQRLDAGLQELLQATRQFPDLHWVVGAPTRHDGPGKPLHNSLLVLKNGQIRLQYDKQLLPTYNIFDERRHFEPGSDTAKVLRVGNCQVGFLVCEDGWNDQGADYATNPFVRMGDAAPDLVISINASPSHLGKREQRHEVFTQAAARHKLAILYINQIGGQDQIVFDGASFAVEPEAGLVFEARRFEEDVCTLELNAQGRFQACDGSALPTVPAQGLATMEFYRQQIVLGLRDYARRCGFQQVVVGSSGGIDSALTLALAVDALGAENVVGITMPSSYSSAGSVDDSVLLCRNLGIRLYEHPIKELVTTYARQFEASFGEPLKGLALENLQARARGTTLMEFSNAFGHLLLTTGNKSEVSVGYCTLYGDTNGGLGLIGDLYKTEVFELSRHINRHAGRELIPQAIIDKPPSAELAPGQKDEDSLPPYAVLDEILKWHIEGQHLSSKEYAQAAAFVNRLRTEAGGPETIARVQKLVFRSEYKRRQAPPMLRVRPRAFGTGRQMPIAAHYE, via the coding sequence ATGCTGAAAGTCACCCTCGCCCAGCTCAACTACATGGTGGGCGACATCAGCGGCAATATCCGCCGCATGAGAGAGGCCGCAGCCAGGGCAGCGGCCGAGCAGGCCGACCTGGTGGTGTTTTCGGAACTGTCGCTGTGCGGCTACTACCCCGGCGACCTGCTGGACGAGCCCAGCTTTCTGCAAAGACTGGATGCAGGTCTGCAGGAGCTGCTGCAGGCCACGCGCCAGTTTCCCGATCTGCACTGGGTCGTGGGCGCACCCACGCGCCACGATGGCCCCGGCAAACCGCTGCACAACAGCCTGCTGGTGCTCAAGAACGGACAGATCCGCCTGCAGTACGACAAGCAACTGCTTCCCACCTACAACATCTTTGACGAGCGCCGCCACTTCGAGCCCGGATCCGACACGGCCAAGGTGCTGCGCGTGGGCAACTGCCAGGTGGGTTTTCTGGTCTGCGAGGACGGCTGGAACGACCAGGGTGCCGACTACGCCACCAACCCCTTTGTGCGCATGGGCGATGCGGCCCCCGATCTGGTCATCAGCATCAACGCCAGCCCCAGCCACCTGGGCAAGCGCGAGCAGCGTCACGAGGTCTTCACCCAGGCAGCGGCACGTCACAAGCTGGCCATCCTCTATATCAACCAGATCGGAGGCCAGGATCAGATCGTGTTCGACGGCGCATCGTTTGCCGTGGAGCCCGAGGCAGGATTGGTCTTCGAAGCCAGGCGCTTCGAGGAAGATGTCTGCACGCTGGAGCTGAATGCGCAGGGCCGGTTTCAGGCCTGCGACGGCTCGGCCTTGCCTACCGTGCCGGCGCAAGGCCTGGCCACCATGGAGTTCTACCGCCAGCAGATCGTGCTGGGCCTGCGCGACTATGCGCGCCGCTGCGGTTTCCAGCAGGTGGTGGTCGGCAGCTCGGGAGGCATCGATTCGGCATTGACACTGGCCCTGGCCGTCGATGCCCTGGGAGCGGAGAATGTGGTCGGAATCACCATGCCGTCGAGCTACTCCTCGGCGGGCTCGGTCGACGACTCCGTGCTGCTGTGCCGCAATCTGGGTATCAGACTCTACGAGCATCCGATCAAGGAGCTGGTCACCACCTATGCACGCCAGTTCGAGGCCAGCTTTGGTGAACCGCTCAAGGGCCTGGCGCTGGAGAATCTGCAGGCCCGCGCACGCGGCACGACGCTGATGGAGTTTTCCAATGCCTTCGGCCATCTGCTGCTGACCACGGGCAACAAATCCGAAGTCTCGGTGGGCTACTGCACCCTGTATGGCGACACCAACGGCGGTCTGGGACTGATCGGCGATCTGTACAAGACCGAGGTCTTCGAGCTGTCACGCCATATCAACCGCCATGCGGGCCGCGAGCTGATCCCGCAGGCCATCATCGACAAGCCGCCCTCGGCCGAACTGGCTCCCGGCCAGAAGGACGAGGACAGCCTGCCGCCCTATGCCGTGCTCGACGAGATTCTCAAATGGCATATCGAGGGCCAGCATCTGTCCAGCAAGGAATATGCGCAGGCAGCCGCCTTTGTGAACAGGCTGCGCACCGAAGCAGGCGGGCCCGAGACCATTGCCCGCGTACAGAAGCTGGTGTTCCGCAGCGAATACAAGCGCCGCCAGGCTCCGCCCATGCTCAGAGTACGCCCACGGGCCTTTGGCACGGGCCGGCAGATGCCGATTGCGGCACACTACGAATAG
- the metK gene encoding methionine adenosyltransferase — translation MANSDFLFTSESVSEGHPDKVADQISDAILDAIFTQDPHSRVAAETLTNTGLVVLAGEITTGANVDYIQVARDTIKRIGYDNTEYGIDYKGCSVLVAYDKQSQDIAQGVDKASDDELNTGAGDQGLMFGYACDETPELMPAPIYYAHRLMERQAQLRKDGRLPFLRPDAKSQVTLRYVDGKPHSIDTVVLSTQHSPDQSETATKMKASFTEAIIEEIIKPVLPSEWLLDTKYLINPTGRFVVGGPQGDCGLTGRKIIVDTYGGACPHGGGAFSGKDPTKVDRSAAYAARYVAKNVVAAGLARQCQVQVAYAIGVARPMNITVYTEGTGVIPDAEIAKLVAAHFDLRPKGIIQMLDLLRPIYSKTAAYGHFGREEPEFTWERTDKAALLRAAAGLK, via the coding sequence ATGGCGAACAGCGATTTTCTGTTTACCTCGGAATCGGTTTCTGAAGGCCACCCCGATAAGGTTGCCGACCAGATCTCTGACGCGATTCTGGACGCTATTTTCACCCAAGACCCGCATAGCCGCGTGGCTGCCGAGACACTGACCAACACCGGTCTGGTGGTATTGGCCGGTGAAATCACCACCGGTGCGAATGTGGACTACATCCAGGTCGCACGCGACACCATCAAGCGCATCGGCTACGACAACACCGAATACGGCATCGACTACAAGGGTTGCTCGGTGCTCGTCGCCTACGACAAGCAAAGCCAGGACATCGCCCAGGGCGTGGACAAGGCCAGCGATGACGAGCTGAATACCGGTGCTGGCGACCAGGGCCTGATGTTCGGCTACGCCTGCGACGAAACGCCCGAGCTGATGCCCGCGCCCATCTATTACGCACACCGTCTGATGGAACGCCAGGCCCAGTTGCGCAAGGACGGCCGTCTGCCTTTCTTGCGCCCGGACGCCAAGAGCCAGGTGACCCTGCGCTATGTGGACGGCAAGCCCCACAGCATCGACACCGTGGTGCTGTCCACACAGCACAGCCCCGATCAGTCGGAAACGGCAACCAAAATGAAGGCATCGTTCACCGAAGCCATCATCGAAGAGATCATCAAGCCCGTGCTGCCCTCCGAGTGGCTGCTGGACACCAAGTACCTGATCAATCCCACCGGCCGCTTCGTCGTGGGCGGACCTCAGGGCGACTGCGGCCTGACCGGTCGCAAGATCATTGTGGACACCTACGGCGGTGCCTGCCCCCATGGCGGCGGTGCGTTCTCCGGCAAGGATCCAACCAAGGTGGACCGCTCGGCTGCCTACGCCGCCCGCTATGTGGCCAAGAACGTGGTGGCTGCCGGTCTGGCGCGCCAGTGCCAGGTGCAGGTTGCTTACGCCATCGGCGTGGCCCGCCCCATGAACATCACCGTGTACACCGAAGGCACAGGCGTGATTCCCGATGCGGAAATCGCCAAGCTGGTGGCCGCGCATTTCGACCTGCGCCCCAAGGGCATCATCCAGATGCTGGATCTGCTGCGCCCCATCTACAGCAAGACCGCCGCTTATGGTCACTTCGGCCGCGAAGAGCCCGAGTTCACCTGGGAACGCACCGACAAGGCAGCCCTGCTGCGTGCCGCTGCAGGTCTGAAGTGA
- a CDS encoding NUDIX hydrolase, with product MNQSDERRETVQVSVDVVLLTLVEQQLHAVLLRRQAAPFAGVWALPGGFIHTGEDADAKASAARVLRTKVGIEGAYLEQLATFSGPARDPRGWSVAIAYCALLPVQNLPPDRADISVVPLSALPQLPFDHRAILDAALERVRSKSLYSSLPVHLCGETFTLPQLQQVYENILGEPLNKVSFRRKMDEMDWLEPVPGAMQGGGAHRPAQLYRAKPGFSQTLALTARGL from the coding sequence ATGAATCAAAGTGATGAGCGCAGGGAAACGGTGCAGGTCAGCGTGGATGTGGTGCTGCTGACCCTGGTGGAGCAGCAGTTGCATGCCGTGCTGCTGCGTCGTCAGGCCGCGCCTTTTGCCGGGGTGTGGGCATTGCCAGGCGGCTTCATTCATACCGGGGAAGACGCGGACGCCAAGGCCAGTGCGGCGCGCGTGCTCAGAACCAAGGTGGGCATAGAAGGTGCCTATCTTGAGCAGTTGGCTACTTTCAGCGGCCCGGCACGCGATCCGCGCGGCTGGTCGGTGGCAATCGCCTATTGCGCTCTGCTGCCCGTGCAGAACCTGCCGCCCGATCGTGCCGACATCAGCGTGGTGCCGCTCTCGGCCCTGCCGCAGCTGCCGTTCGATCATCGCGCCATTCTGGATGCTGCCCTGGAGCGAGTGCGCAGCAAAAGCCTGTATTCCTCCTTGCCCGTTCACCTGTGTGGCGAAACCTTCACGCTGCCGCAGCTGCAGCAGGTCTATGAAAACATTCTGGGCGAGCCGCTGAACAAGGTCAGCTTCAGGCGCAAGATGGATGAGATGGACTGGCTGGAGCCTGTGCCTGGGGCCATGCAGGGTGGCGGAGCGCACCGGCCTGCCCAGCTTTACCGGGCCAAACCCGGCTTCAGCCAGACGCTGGCGCTGACTGCCCGGGGGCTTTGA
- a CDS encoding bifunctional nicotinamide-nucleotide adenylyltransferase/Nudix hydroxylase: MPQASPNTSSKRVIAAAPETLPTSVPLHTAVLIGRFQPLHNGHMALLHAALERARQVVVVLGSAWQAPNPKNPFSWQERAQMLRNALSKEDAERVRCVPVRDYYNEPLWVHAVREAVQAHVPEGASVALVGHFKDSSSSYLARFPGWELISLPRLGQFDATPLREIFFGEGDTSPETMEAALVRLSSQMPESTLDFLRRWAQTPLYLRLQKEWHMLQDYKRAWAKAPYAPVFVTVDALLRCRAKGQDQVLLIQRGHAPGQGLWALPGGFLEQRDSLWQSCMRELREETCSSISEADLLAALQAVQVFDHPDRSLRGRTITHVHYLDLGVQPSLPPVQGADDAALARWVPVADLPLMEAEFFEDHFQILCQFLPVTLAQSEPERQVA; the protein is encoded by the coding sequence ATGCCTCAAGCCAGTCCCAACACCTCCAGCAAGCGTGTCATCGCCGCCGCACCCGAGACTCTGCCCACCTCCGTGCCCCTGCATACCGCCGTGCTGATCGGCCGCTTTCAGCCACTGCACAACGGCCATATGGCTTTGCTGCACGCCGCGCTGGAGCGTGCTCGCCAGGTCGTGGTGGTACTGGGCAGCGCCTGGCAGGCACCCAATCCCAAAAACCCGTTCAGCTGGCAGGAGCGTGCGCAGATGCTGCGCAATGCGCTATCGAAAGAGGATGCCGAGCGCGTGCGCTGCGTTCCCGTGCGCGACTATTACAACGAGCCGCTGTGGGTGCATGCCGTGCGCGAAGCCGTGCAGGCCCATGTACCCGAAGGCGCGAGCGTGGCCCTGGTCGGACATTTCAAGGACTCCAGCAGCAGCTATCTGGCACGCTTTCCGGGCTGGGAGCTGATCAGCCTGCCGCGCCTGGGCCAGTTCGACGCCACGCCGCTGCGCGAAATCTTCTTCGGTGAGGGCGACACCTCGCCCGAGACCATGGAGGCCGCCCTGGTCAGGCTTTCCTCCCAGATGCCAGAGAGCACGCTGGACTTTTTGCGCCGCTGGGCCCAGACACCGCTGTATCTGCGCCTGCAAAAAGAGTGGCATATGCTGCAGGACTACAAGCGGGCCTGGGCCAAGGCACCTTATGCACCGGTGTTCGTCACCGTGGATGCACTGCTGCGCTGCCGTGCCAAGGGCCAGGACCAGGTGCTGCTGATCCAGCGCGGCCATGCTCCGGGCCAGGGCCTGTGGGCGCTGCCCGGCGGCTTTCTGGAGCAGCGTGACAGCCTCTGGCAATCCTGCATGCGCGAGCTGCGTGAAGAAACCTGCTCCTCCATCAGCGAGGCCGATCTGCTGGCAGCCCTGCAGGCCGTTCAGGTCTTCGATCACCCGGACCGCAGCCTGCGCGGGCGTACCATCACCCATGTGCACTATCTGGATCTGGGCGTGCAGCCCAGTCTGCCCCCGGTACAGGGCGCGGACGACGCAGCCCTGGCCCGCTGGGTGCCGGTTGCCGACCTGCCCCTCATGGAAGCCGAGTTCTTCGAGGACCATTTCCAGATCCTGTGCCAGTTCCTGCCCGTGACCCTGGCTCAGAGCGAGCCCGAGCGCCAGGTCGCCTGA
- a CDS encoding lysophospholipid acyltransferase family protein, which yields MSASKIAIGCMHLLAKLPLPLLRGLGKVVGRVLFVVAGQRRRIALRNFELCFPDVPEVQRKAWAKESFEVFCQTFLDRSWLWFGSEELVRSRVKLVGATHELKGDTPTIVFAPHFYSMDAGGLALPLNTEREFTSIFATNPDPDLDRWFMNGRQRFGNVKMLNRADGVKPIIQCLRKGGLLYLLPDMDYGKNDSVFVPFFAVQDTATIPSLSRFARLGKAKVVALYNRMTPEGYVAELTPAWENFPTDDHVADTARMNRELQAAIMTMVPQYYWVHKRFKTRPDGEPSLYSGK from the coding sequence ATGAGTGCCAGCAAGATCGCCATCGGCTGCATGCATTTGCTGGCCAAGCTGCCGCTGCCCCTGCTGCGCGGGCTGGGCAAGGTTGTGGGGCGTGTGCTGTTCGTGGTGGCGGGCCAGCGCCGGCGCATAGCGCTGCGCAACTTCGAGCTGTGCTTTCCCGATGTGCCTGAGGTGCAGCGCAAAGCCTGGGCGAAGGAGTCTTTTGAAGTCTTTTGCCAGACCTTTCTCGACAGAAGTTGGCTGTGGTTCGGCTCCGAGGAGCTGGTGCGCAGCCGTGTCAAGCTGGTCGGAGCCACGCATGAGTTGAAGGGCGATACGCCCACCATCGTCTTCGCGCCGCATTTCTACAGCATGGATGCCGGTGGCCTGGCCCTGCCGCTCAATACCGAGCGCGAGTTCACTTCCATCTTCGCCACCAATCCCGATCCGGATCTGGATCGCTGGTTCATGAATGGCCGCCAGCGCTTCGGCAATGTGAAGATGCTCAACCGTGCAGATGGCGTCAAACCCATCATCCAGTGCCTGCGCAAGGGCGGGCTGCTGTATCTGCTGCCCGATATGGACTACGGCAAGAATGACTCGGTGTTTGTGCCCTTTTTCGCGGTGCAGGACACTGCCACCATTCCCTCGCTTTCGCGCTTTGCGCGCCTGGGCAAGGCCAAGGTGGTGGCGCTTTACAACCGCATGACGCCTGAGGGCTATGTGGCCGAGCTGACGCCGGCCTGGGAGAACTTCCCGACGGACGACCATGTGGCCGACACCGCCCGCATGAACCGTGAGCTGCAGGCCGCCATCATGACCATGGTTCCGCAGTATTACTGGGTGCACAAACGCTTCAAGACGCGCCCGGACGGCGAGCCATCGCTGTACTCCGGGAAATAG
- a CDS encoding alpha/beta fold hydrolase, translating into MVMTCTHTLSTGVELECRVSGEPGQPLLLFLHGFPEGAFIWDALLAQFGSRYRCVAPNLRGYGRSSQPTAISDYRAKYLVEDLAALIALESADKRAACVIAHDWGGAVAWGLANRYPQQLERLLILNSPHPGSFLRELQSNPVQQSASQYMHFLRRPDAPELLAENGWQRMLGFFQNPDGSTPAWLTPERKQQYREHWDLGVHGACMFYAASPLVPPRPGGSADELQDIRELSLPDEMLHIPVPVRILWGDSDLALQPALLHGLEQWVPQLGIEHLQGCSHWVVHERPEAVQRALTEFLQTPGSS; encoded by the coding sequence ATGGTCATGACTTGCACGCATACCCTGTCCACAGGGGTTGAACTGGAATGTCGTGTCAGCGGCGAGCCGGGTCAGCCCCTGTTGCTGTTTCTGCACGGTTTTCCCGAAGGCGCCTTCATCTGGGATGCATTGCTTGCGCAATTCGGCAGCCGCTATCGCTGCGTGGCCCCCAATCTGCGCGGCTATGGCCGCTCCAGCCAGCCCACGGCCATCAGCGACTACCGTGCCAAATACCTGGTGGAGGATCTGGCCGCCCTGATTGCGCTGGAAAGCGCCGACAAGCGCGCTGCCTGCGTGATTGCCCATGACTGGGGAGGCGCCGTAGCCTGGGGCCTGGCCAACCGCTATCCGCAGCAACTCGAGCGGCTGCTGATACTCAACTCCCCGCATCCGGGCAGCTTCCTGCGGGAGCTGCAGTCCAACCCGGTGCAGCAGTCCGCCAGCCAGTACATGCATTTCCTGCGCCGGCCCGATGCGCCCGAGCTGCTGGCCGAAAACGGCTGGCAGCGCATGCTGGGATTCTTTCAGAACCCCGACGGCAGCACGCCCGCATGGCTGACGCCCGAGCGCAAGCAGCAATACCGCGAGCATTGGGATCTGGGCGTGCATGGCGCCTGCATGTTCTACGCTGCCAGCCCGCTGGTGCCGCCCCGCCCCGGCGGCAGCGCCGATGAACTGCAGGACATTCGCGAGCTCAGCCTGCCCGATGAAATGCTGCATATTCCTGTGCCGGTGCGCATTCTCTGGGGGGATAGCGACCTGGCACTGCAGCCTGCCTTGCTGCATGGGCTGGAGCAATGGGTGCCGCAGCTGGGGATAGAGCATCTCCAGGGCTGCAGCCACTGGGTGGTCCATGAGAGGCCCGAGGCCGTGCAGCGCGCACTGACCGAGTTTCTTCAGACGCCAGGCAGCTCCTGA
- the pncB gene encoding nicotinate phosphoribosyltransferase produces the protein MKPIITSLLDTDLYKFTMWQAMLHRHPQTEAEYEFVCRTPTAFPLAELLPEVERELDALCSLRFDQGELDYLAGLRFMKSDFIDFLRIFQFQRAFIRAWAEGDRLHIVAKGPQVHVMGFEIYVLAIVNELYFRRFDAEAALVEGRKRLQIKLAQLKHLAVEAKLHNPFELFDFGVRRRFSGAWQREVVQAFAQETAQWFKGTSNVLLARDLNLVPIGTMAHEYLQTYQALGVRLRDFQVAALEDWVQEYRGDLGIALTDTVGMDAFLADFDMYFAKLFDGLRHDSGDPFEWGEKAIAHYDQLRIAPQSKRLVFSDGLDLDTALALYHRFADRIQCGFGIGTRLTNDMGLTTINIVMKLTHANGQPVAKISDSPGKTLCNDETYLAYLRQVFNITEPAAKAA, from the coding sequence ATGAAGCCCATCATCACCAGTCTGCTGGACACCGACCTCTACAAGTTCACCATGTGGCAGGCCATGCTGCACCGCCACCCCCAGACCGAGGCTGAGTACGAATTTGTCTGCCGCACGCCCACGGCCTTCCCGCTGGCCGAGCTGCTGCCCGAGGTGGAGCGCGAGCTGGATGCCCTGTGCAGTCTGCGCTTTGACCAGGGCGAGCTGGACTATCTGGCCGGTCTGCGCTTCATGAAAAGCGACTTCATCGACTTTCTGCGCATCTTCCAGTTCCAGCGTGCCTTCATCCGCGCCTGGGCCGAGGGCGACCGGCTGCATATCGTGGCCAAGGGCCCGCAAGTCCATGTGATGGGCTTCGAGATCTATGTGCTGGCCATCGTCAACGAGCTGTATTTCCGCCGCTTCGATGCCGAGGCCGCCCTGGTCGAAGGCCGCAAGCGCCTGCAGATCAAGCTGGCCCAGCTCAAGCATCTGGCTGTCGAGGCCAAGCTGCACAACCCCTTCGAGCTGTTTGACTTCGGCGTTCGCCGCCGCTTCTCGGGAGCCTGGCAACGCGAGGTGGTGCAGGCCTTTGCCCAGGAGACCGCGCAGTGGTTCAAGGGCACCTCCAATGTGCTGCTGGCGCGCGATCTGAATCTGGTGCCCATCGGCACCATGGCCCATGAGTATCTGCAGACCTATCAAGCCCTGGGCGTGCGCCTGCGCGACTTCCAGGTAGCCGCCCTCGAGGACTGGGTGCAGGAATATCGCGGCGATCTCGGTATCGCCCTGACCGATACCGTGGGCATGGACGCCTTTCTGGCCGACTTCGACATGTACTTTGCCAAGCTGTTCGACGGCCTGCGTCATGACTCCGGCGATCCCTTCGAATGGGGCGAAAAGGCCATTGCCCACTATGACCAGCTGCGCATTGCCCCGCAGAGCAAGCGCCTGGTGTTCTCGGACGGACTGGATCTGGACACGGCCCTGGCGCTCTACCACCGCTTTGCCGATCGCATCCAGTGCGGCTTCGGCATAGGCACGCGATTGACCAATGACATGGGACTGACCACGATCAATATCGTGATGAAGCTGACCCATGCCAACGGCCAGCCCGTGGCCAAGATTTCGGACTCGCCCGGCAAGACGCTGTGCAACGACGAGACCTATCTGGCCTATCTGCGCCAGGTCTTCAACATCACTGAGCCTGCTGCCAAGGCAGCCTGA
- a CDS encoding cysteine hydrolase, with product MSHPQTQLLIIDPQNDFCDLPADWCPRSPDTHQLTAPRLAVTGAHADMQRLSSWMAAQGDKLGQITITLDSHQAYDIAHPAFWQQRDGRCVLPFTPITAAQVRAGDYAPRNAAERERTLQYLDQLEAQGSYTLMVWPLHCEIGSWGHGMHASVLAACRQWQELQHRATRHVFKGMNPWTEHYSAIRAEVPDPQDGETGLNTALLAQLCQSSTLVIAGEASSHCVRATTEHIVEHWGSSDYSRIVLLTDCMSPVAGFEAAHQDFLQRMRATGVRCETSASFGL from the coding sequence ATGAGTCATCCACAAACCCAGCTGCTCATCATTGACCCGCAAAACGACTTCTGCGATCTGCCTGCCGACTGGTGCCCCCGCTCACCAGACACTCATCAGCTGACAGCACCCCGCCTGGCGGTGACGGGCGCTCATGCCGATATGCAGCGCCTGAGCAGCTGGATGGCAGCCCAGGGAGACAAGCTGGGCCAGATCACCATTACTCTGGACTCGCACCAGGCTTATGACATTGCCCATCCGGCCTTCTGGCAGCAGCGCGATGGCCGTTGCGTCCTGCCATTCACCCCGATCACGGCAGCGCAGGTCCGTGCCGGCGACTATGCACCGCGCAACGCTGCCGAACGGGAACGCACGCTGCAATACCTGGATCAGCTGGAGGCCCAAGGCAGCTACACCCTGATGGTCTGGCCGCTGCACTGCGAGATCGGCAGCTGGGGCCATGGCATGCATGCCAGCGTGCTCGCGGCCTGCCGCCAGTGGCAGGAACTGCAGCATCGTGCCACCCGCCATGTCTTCAAGGGCATGAACCCCTGGACCGAGCATTACAGCGCCATTCGCGCCGAGGTTCCCGACCCGCAGGACGGCGAAACCGGACTCAACACTGCCTTGCTGGCCCAGTTGTGCCAGAGCAGCACACTGGTGATCGCGGGCGAGGCCAGCAGCCACTGCGTGCGCGCCACCACCGAGCACATCGTGGAGCACTGGGGCAGCAGCGACTACTCGCGCATCGTGCTGCTGACGGACTGCATGAGCCCGGTCGCCGGATTCGAGGCCGCGCACCAGGACTTCCTGCAACGCATGCGTGCAACCGGTGTACGCTGCGAAACCAGCGCCAGCTTTGGCTTATGA
- a CDS encoding lysophospholipid acyltransferase family protein, translating into MPSLFRLFAALPLWLLHGLGAAMGWVTWALSPTYRRRFAANAAQAGYAFAQVRAAVGHAGRMVFEMPRIWLGQLPQCDMVNEAVVEQAYARGKGIVFLTPHLGCFEMSVQAAARRWSDRHGAITVLYRPARQGWLAQILETARNRPGVQAVPTTLAGVRQMIKALRQGAAVGLLPDQVPPNGLGIWSPFFGRDAYTMTLAARLVLQTGATVIVARCERKSWGRGYTLYLEELPVPESQSLEATVALINRAMETTIRQSPQQYLWGYGRYKQPREDKQLSGEKA; encoded by the coding sequence ATGCCTTCCCTGTTTCGACTGTTTGCTGCACTGCCTTTATGGCTATTGCATGGCCTTGGCGCTGCCATGGGGTGGGTGACCTGGGCGCTATCTCCAACCTATCGGCGCCGATTTGCAGCCAATGCCGCACAGGCCGGCTATGCCTTTGCCCAGGTCAGGGCTGCGGTGGGGCATGCGGGGCGCATGGTGTTCGAGATGCCGCGCATCTGGCTGGGTCAGTTGCCGCAATGCGACATGGTCAACGAAGCCGTCGTCGAGCAGGCCTATGCGCGTGGCAAGGGCATTGTGTTTCTCACGCCTCATCTGGGCTGCTTCGAGATGTCCGTGCAGGCCGCGGCGCGACGCTGGTCGGACCGGCACGGCGCAATCACCGTGCTCTACCGCCCCGCACGCCAGGGCTGGCTGGCTCAAATTCTGGAAACCGCGCGCAATCGTCCCGGCGTCCAGGCCGTTCCCACCACCTTGGCGGGCGTGCGTCAGATGATCAAGGCCCTGCGCCAGGGCGCTGCCGTGGGGCTGCTGCCCGATCAGGTTCCGCCCAACGGGCTGGGTATCTGGTCGCCTTTTTTCGGCCGCGATGCGTATACGATGACATTGGCAGCGCGACTGGTGCTGCAAACCGGGGCCACGGTCATCGTGGCGCGGTGCGAGCGCAAGTCCTGGGGGCGGGGCTATACGCTGTATCTAGAGGAATTGCCTGTGCCCGAATCTCAATCGCTGGAAGCCACCGTGGCGCTGATCAACCGCGCCATGGAAACCACCATCCGCCAGTCTCCGCAGCAATACCTGTGGGGCTACGGCCGCTACAAGCAGCCGCGTGAAGACAAGCAACTCTCAGGGGAGAAGGCATGA